A genome region from Magnolia sinica isolate HGM2019 chromosome 8, MsV1, whole genome shotgun sequence includes the following:
- the LOC131253699 gene encoding LRR receptor kinase SERK2-like, producing MRCVRSSLSPLLLLAAGAALLLSAIISTVNSTTCPYDIPSSTALIPPACYGNYTPAAAAAAPPTNCCWFVFAAYIFAAIRHSNATGDAFLPDPTASSCSDAFAAYLLRHGLVRPQFLLSAGRCNLNGDDPSQFAAGKRACQYYTVADIRSTVNLSTVIKLCTSGLREPTFDQASCNACKRSVIAATLSLLQITKSKEFVPCGMATTIGIWASLPEIGRFRSYALCMVQVLDDIGSLGTSNLIPSPPLPPSSPPRVENPKKPRAAIKIAVSSAAAGLLSVAAVLVLLLAIRKRRRSTLVSFSVEDPTATIESPLPTDGLYIFTRSELKQATNDFDPQLLLGEGGAGKVYLGKLPSGQRVAIKRIQLEKKLGEFYREIEILVKLRHRNLTTLVGYCLHKKEHVLVYEYMAGGNLSHALYHGELTWHRRVQIAVDIAEGLAYLHEFPGGAVIHRDVKPTNVLLNDLGQAKLSDFGVSKILPSEISHVSTMEIRGTRGYMDPECFSMGHVSEATDVYSFGIVLLELITGSKAVVPTPSGGAESIVYIAHELMGSGTEPDVRKIMDRQLGPVLDPGSVEEVFKVAYRCVKPYKNERPKMKEVLEVLKRVLADLEGVGSTEVEAVGPTGNEVVSREVSLASTSEITPPSVDAWSL from the coding sequence ATGCGCTGCGTGCGCTCATCACTTTCTCCTCTTCTACTACTAGCAGCAGGAGCAGCTCTTCTACTCTCTGCCATCATCTCCACCGTCAATTCCACAACCTGCCCTTACGACATCCCCTCATCAACGGCCCTCATCCCGCCCGCCTGCTACGGCAATTACACTCCCGCTGCCGCCGCCGCCGCTCCTCCCACCAACTGCTGCTGGTTCGTCTTCGCCGCCTACATCTTCGCCGCCATCCGCCACTCCAACGCCACCGGTGACGCCTTCCTTCCGGATCCCACAGCCTCCTCATGCTCCGACGCCTTCGCTGCCTACCTCCTACGCCACGGCCTCGTCCGCCCCCAATTCCTCCTGAGCGCCGGCCGCTGCAACCTCAACGGCGACGACCCGTCCCAGTTCGCCGCCGGCAAGCGCGCGTGCCAGTACTACACCGTCGCCGACATCCGCTCCACCGTCAACCTATCCACCGTAATCAAGCTCTGTACTTCCGGTCTCCGTGAGCCGACGTTCGACCAGGCGTCATGCAATGCCTGCAAGAGGTCCGTCATCGCCGCTACTTTAAGTCTCCTCCAAATCACCAAAAGCAAGGAATTCGTTCCTTGCGGGATGGCCACGACGATCGGGATCTGGGCGTCGTTGCCCGAGatcggacggttcagatcttacGCTCTTTGTATGGTCCAGGTTCTTGATGACATAGGCAGTCTCGGCACCAGCAATCTCATCCcatctcctcctcttcctccctcCTCTCCTCCACGTGTGGAAAATCCAAAAAAACCACGTGCTGCTATTAAAATCGCTGTCAGCTCAGCAGCTGCCGGGCTTCTGTCCGTAGCTGCAGTACTCGTTCTGTTGCTGGCAATCCGCAAACGGAGAAGATCAACGCTCGTATCGTTCTCAGTTGAAGATCCGACGGCCACAATTGAATCTCCGCTTCCAACCGACGGATTGTATATTTTCACGAGGAGCGAGCTGAAGCAGGCAACGAACGACTTCGATCCACAGCTGCTGCTGGGGGAAGGTGGGGCCGGGAAGGTCTATTTGGGGAAGCTCCCCAGCGGTCAGCGCGTGGCGATTAAAAGGATCCAGCTGGAGAAAAAGCTCGGCGAATTCTACCGCGAGATCGAGATCCTCGTCAAGCTCCGGCACCGGAATCTGACGACGCTCGTCGGGTACTGCCTCCATAAGAAGGAGCACGTGCTGGTTTACGAGTACATGGCAGGAGGGAATCTGTCACATGCGCTTTACCACGGCGAGCTGACGTGGCACCGGAGGGTGCAGATCGCCGTAGACATCGCCGAGGGATTGGCGTATTTGCACGAGTTTCCGGGAGGAGCGGTCATACATCGCGACGTAAAGCCCACCAATGTTCTCCTCAACGATCTAGGACAGGCAAAGCTGTCCGATTTCGGGGTGTCCAAGATCCTACCGTCGGAAATCAGCCACGTGTCCACGATGGAGATAAGGGGGACGCGGGGGTACATGGACCCGGAGTGCTTCTCCATGGGACACGTGTCAGAGGCGACGGACGTGTATAGTTTTGGGATTGTGTTGCTGGAGCTGATCACGGGTAGTAAGGCGGTGGTCCCCACTCCTTCTGGTGGGGCCGAGTCGATAGTGTACATCGCGCATGAGCTGATGGGGAGCGGGACCGAGCCGGATGTTAGGAAGATCATGGACCGGCAGCTCGGACCGGTTCTCGACCCCGGTTCGGTCGAGGAGGTGTTCAAGGTAGCGTACAGGTGCGTGAAGCCGTACAAGAACGAACGGCCGAAGATGAAGGAAGTGCTGGAGGTTTTGAAGAGGGTGCTAGCTGATTTGGagggtgtggggtccaccgaggtcgaggctgtgggccccacggggAATGAGGTTGTGAGCAGAGAGGTGTCGTTGGCGTCGACGTCGGAGATCACGCCGCCTTCCGTCGACGCATGGTCGTTGTGA